The genomic region TTGCATGTTTAACCTCGCTCAGAACCTTAAGCCGTTTCTTTGGGAATTCTCTTGTTGGAAGCAAAGCATGCAACATTGGAGACTTGGAAAAGCTGAACAATATCCAAGGGAATATCACCATAGATGGGTTGGGAGCTGAAACTGATGCTTCTGATGCTGAAAGAGCAGGTCTAGAGAATAAGAAAGGTTTGCGTGGCTTAGAGCTCTGGTTTACTGCTCCGGGAGCCGGTACCAACGATGAAAGGGTACTTGGAGCTTTGAAAGCACCTCCTGAATTGGAAGATCTCGGGATATTTTACTACAGAGGAAATTTGTTCCCCACTTGGATGATAGCACTGCAGAAGCTTACACATCTAACCCTTGCTGATTGTGAGAAATGCAGTGTTCTTCCCAGGCTTGGAGAACTTTCATCCCTTGAATCACttaaaataatcaatatgcccAGTATAAAGAAGGTGGTGGATTCTGAATTTCTGGGAACAGAATCAACTGATGCATTTCCAAAGCTTAAAACACTTTCCTTCCAGAAACTGGATAATTGGGAAGAGTGGGTTGGACTAGGTGATGATGGCGTCCAAGCAAATTTTATGCCTTTGCTTTATTCTTTGTCAATTGTAAACCGCAGAAAGCTAAAGGCAATTCCGGACTACATAAAGCTGAAGAGAAATGAGAGGTCTTCATTTCAAACTAACATTAAAAAATGTCCTTCTCTTGAGCAAACACACTATCAGTAATGAACTAGAAGAACATTTTCCACTGCACAAAGGAATCATATGAAGGTAAGCCTTTCCCGAAACTATCCTTTGGTAAATGTTGCCAAAGTTGTTCATATTCCAAAATACTAAATTTGTGTTACAAACTTACAATATCTATCATTTTAGAAATGTCGTACATTTATAACTCAATATAGTAGTATTGCGTACCCAGTGTTTTTGCATACATTACCAGATTCTTAGAATGATCGATGATAAAGTATGAAGAgagtattatattttaaatatctaAAATCTGCATAGCATGCAATCATCATCTGTTCATAATTCAATTCCACCATTATCGCAATATAAGGTTGTCATTTGTCAATGTCAGCAGCTAATAAAGTACGCACATGGACCAAATATTTTGATGACTTCAAAGTTCGACGTGTGAATGATTTTTTGGCTGGTTTTAGTCCATATTTTCTTcgcaatttcttttatttctatcTCTTGTTTTTGTTGCTACACTATCTCCTACGCAGGACATATTAACAGGGTACTGCTCTCTGTATTTACAATTTAGGCCACTTAAGCAAAGGATTTTGCCTTCCGTTCttttaatacatatatatatatatatataacccttTCTAAAATAACATTTAAGTTATCCTTTTTGATGTGTCATATTTTAATAGGtgtttatttatttcaaatttttaatagaATTTGTTAGATGGCtaatttatctaataaaataaaaaaataagaaattgatTTCGGATCattaaaatttgttgaaaatttaacaaaatatttgaaaaataatgttatagattactcttttatttttcacacaaaatctcttatttctaataaaaattaaataaaaatccatactttcataaaaaataattgtaaactAGCtacattaatttaaaaaaaaagatataaagtgTTTCAATTTctttcccccttttttttatataattagaaACCAAATTGTATAgaataaattttcaaatttaaagatCTACTTAACACGATAaactttttaaattgaaaatttttacgGTAACACtaatttgtgtttttatttttaatttgtcacATCAATATTTTAGTTTAGAATTTAGTTAatataagaaaatttttaaattaacattTTAATGAATATATAACAAATGTATTAAAATAAACATCAAATTAGAATGTGACACATCAGAAAAAGTAATTTACATATTATTTTAGAGAGGATATAGtagcattcatatatatatatatatatatatatttattgaaaaacttaattctaatttaaaatatctctttctttttctcNNNNNNNNNNNNNNNNNNNNNNNNNNNNNNNNNNNNNNNNNNNNNNNNNNNNNNNNNNNNNNNNNNNNNNNNNNNNNNNNNNNNNNNNNNNNNNNNNNNNNNNNNNNNNNNNNNNNNNNNNNNNNNNNNNNNNNNNNNNNNNNNNNNNNNNNNNNNNNNNNNNNNNNNNNNNNNNNNNNNNNNNNNNNNNNNNNNNNNNNNNNNNNNNNNNNNNNNNNNNNNNNNNNNNNNNNNNNNNNNNNNNNNNNNNNNNNNNNNNNNNNNNNNNNNNNNNNNNNNNNNNNNNNNNNNNNNNNNNNNNNNNNNNNNNNNNNNNNNNNNNNNNNNNNNNNNNNNNNNNNNNNNNNNNNNNNNNNNNNNNNNNNNNNNNNNNNNNNNNNNNNNNNNNNNNNNNNNNNNNNNNNNNNNNNNNNNNNNNNNNNNNNNNNNNNNNNNNNNNNNNNNNNNNNNNNNNNNNNNNNNNNNNNNNNNNNNNNNNNNNNNNNNNNNNNNNNNNNNNNNNNNNNNNNNNNNNNNNNNNNNNNNNNNNNNNNNNNNNNNNNNNNNNNNNNNNNNNNNNNNNNNNNNNNNNNNNNNNNNNNNNNNNNNNNNNNNNNNNNNNNNNNNNNNNNNNNNNNNNNNNNNNNNNNNNNNNNNNNNNNNNNNNNNNNNNNNNNNNNNNNNNNNNNNNNNNNNNNNNNNNNNNNNNNNNNNNNNNNNNNNNNNNNNNNNNNNNNNNNNNNNNNNNNNNNNNNNNNNNNNNNNNNNNNNNNNNNNNNNNNNNNNNNNNNNNNNNNNNNNNNNNNNNNNNNNNNNNNNNNNNNNNNNNNNNNNNNNNNNNNNNNNNNNNNNNNNNNNNNNNNNNNNNNNNNNNAAGGGAAATTAATGGTTTTTATTTGCACAAAATGTTAACGGAATTATGAATGCAAATGCAATGCTTGTTTGGAAATTTATTGGGGATGCCTAACAGCTATTTTGGAGAGGTAAAAGTAAAGAGAAATTCTCCACATTCAAGCGTTTTTTTATATAAGTTTTTACAATcgcaatttcttttttttttttgctgcacgttctttttcctcttcctcttctttttcttcttttctttcgtttcttgtcttctctttctccttcttcaaccgtTACTGCATGTTTTCACTAcaccttttcttcttcttgctgcacgttcttcttcctcttcctcttcttcttcttcttttctttcgtttcttgccttctctttctccttcttcaaccgtTATTGCACGTTTTCGCtacactttcttcttcttcttgctgcacgttcttcttcctctttctcttctttttattcttttctttcatttcttgccttctctttcttctttttcatttacgtgcttttctctctattttctttcttcgttattctcgatttacATTGTTTTTTGATattaagctctgaaatcgtttttgaagaagaagaagcagcagaagatgaggaggagaaagagaaagagttctgaattatgcataaggtgtacttcaacgaattttgggtgtatttcttaaatcctttgggtgtagttttgtaatcttttgggtgtatttctgtaattctttggatgtatttctataatcgtttgggtgaatttctgtaaccgtttgggtgtatttttgtaattctttgggtgtatttctgaagttccattatcttcaaatttggcaagaaactcgttttcatgaagaaagaagaagaaaagtcgTGTATAATAcatggtgagtagcgcgctttggaaacaggaagtggttgaataacatgcatttatttactcttgaatgtgggaGTGTAATACGTGTGTTTTGTTGGGCTTgtgccaacttgtaagacttgtaagccaaaaagacttaTATGTATAGTAGGCCTCAAAAGTAAAACttattttgctaattttaattagTTTAATTGCTGGTCCCAAAATCAATTTTTACTTCTAGATTTCATCCTGAGAAAAGTGATAATTTGTTAATTTCTatcacatttattttttttaggaaCTACTaccaaatataaaatattaattgatcATACAAATTTCTGCTAGATCAAGAATTCATCTTTCTTATTATTGACCCATTTTTTTCATGTCTAAACAGATGTCTAGTCAAGCGTGGAATCTAGTAGACGGGGAAGTGCTTATTCAAGCTTTCTGCTTTTTATAATAAAGGTCCAGTTTACACAAATAAAATTGTTGCCTGTTGCCTGTTGCCCTGTTGAGCTACTTCGGATTTGGGAAACATTTTGTTTAATGTCTATTAAACTATGAGTGTCCTTGTATCCTTGCATGACTATTTGCTtagtttgcttttttttttttgtttcccttTCGGTTTCACTCTATTTGTTTGGATAGTTTCATGTTTCAGTTGACAAACACTACTTATGCTCTGAACACTTCTATTGTTGACTCATATATGGTCGGAAATTGGAATACTACTGTTGTGTAGCATTTTGCCATTTTCGGCTTTTTTAAACATGTATCATGTATGTTTAGGGTATAACCGTATAAGGACTCACTAATTTAGATATGCTTCATCTATGTGTGTAACGCATTTATATGGAGTAAGGGGGTGCTTTACAAGGATATGGGGTAGCTTTTGACTGTACCATGGAACAAGAAATCAAAGGGAGGAAATTGTGTGCCAAAAAAAATGAGGCGCCAAATCGGAGAGTCCGAAATGTGAGGGatgaaaaatttaaattttacggTGAACTAATCGGACTCTtcgattagtttttttttttaattaaaaaacggaccctccgagtgtgcataaaaaattatttttttgaaaacggACCATCCGAGTTCTTCTACCACACAACTCCCTCGGTCCGAATTGTGTTCCACTGTCACTACACGTAGGTCAAGCACCTGTGTACTCCATAACGaggcaagacaccaaacttacttctatattaaaaataaaaaacgccgtataagagaatgaaaattttataaagaattatctatgttaaattttattttctaactaAAACATGCCCTATTGTTAAACATTTTACCTTATGAATTGAtcatatataaaatttttaatattagtCTTTAGGGTATACGTTTTTCATTAAGATTTGGATATAACTTTAATTAAGTTATATTTGGTATATTTGAGTTTTTTGGTATATACCGAGATCAGaactataaaatatatatattaaaatataaatatatattaaaaataaattaaataatatgtatatttatatacaaatacattaatACTAATTTTACtagttaattttagtatataaataatacttttgttttaaaattatcaCTTAAACTTTTTTTGCACCATTTATCTCTCAGTTGTTTTTAAAATCTTCAATAACATTCTTcggtttttttcttttctgaatattagttctctctcatcattatcTCTTTCATATCCAGCAAATCACTCTCTTCCAGGGGCGGAGCTAGGTACAAGAAAAGGGGGGCAATGTcccccctaattttaattttttatatgtaaattatatgtaaatttcagtttagccccccttaaaattttattttagtcttattttattgtgtaaatattttttgcCCCTTCTAATATTTTTTCTAGCTCCGCCCCTGCTTTCTTCATTCTTTTTTCACCAATAGTGCCTGTGACGCAGCCATTCACTACTGTCTTATGGTGCAACGAATACCTCAACCACCGCCACAAGCTAACAATGTGAAATATCTGCTAAACACCTAATATGGGctcattttaatatttttttggtgactaaaaataaaacacaacaaaaacaaaaacctaagaaaaagaagatatattttcaaaaaaaactcGTGACCGAAAAATTGATCTTTTTCTCTCCGTACACTACTGTTGCATTAGCTAGTAACACCATCCTCCACCGCAATGAGAGGTGGGTATGTCCGAGGTGGACACTCAAGATCTCATGAACCAAAACAGAAACAAACGATGGAACTAGAAAACacagaaagaaaagggaagaaagtaAGAAGGGCTGAAGAAGAGGAAGGGTTCACTGGAAGTTTGTCCCTAGTACCAAGAGAGGAAGACTGGATGATAGAGGAAACAGAGAGACAAATAGTCTCTGCTCCAACAATCCGAACCTTCAGTGAAGCAGTAAAGGGAGGCTTAAAGCCAGTTAGGGAAGCAGAAATGGAGGATGACGAGTTTTCCTCAACCGAAGAAGAAGGGGATAGCtcagaggaggaagaggaatcCGAACAAGAATAGAACCGAAGAACTATGGAGAAGAGCCAGCAACCAGATATCAGGGTGGATAAGACATCCCTGGTGGGATACCTTAATCGTGAAATTACTAGGGAGGAAAATCTCGTTACCGGTCCTCAGTAGAAGATTAGAGACAATGTGGGGGAAGCAAGGAAGTATTGAGGTTATTGACATAGGTAATGACTTTTTCATCGTCAAGTTTTTCTCACAGGAAGACCTAGATTTTGCGCTAACAGGAGGCCCATGGAAAATTTTCGATCACTATTTAGCCATTAGGCCATGGAAACCAAACTTCAATCCAGTTGAAGCCACAGTAGATACTATTGCAGCATGGGTGCGATTACCCGGTCTGGCGATTGAATATTATGATGAAGAGATGCTCAAGAAGATTGGTAATGTGATTGGTCAGACCATGAAAGTGGATGTGAACACAGCAGAGAAATCAAGGGGAAAATTTGCGAGGCTATGTGTGCAACTGGACCTTACCGCTCCCCTGGTGGCGCAATACTCCATTAATGGAGTGAAGTATGGAGTGGAATATGAAGGGTTATACAACATCTGCTTTGCCTGTGGTATGGTGGGACACGAGCAAAACAACTGCCCGAAAAAAGTCACAGTTGAAGAAACCCAGAAAGATCCACAAGCGGCCATGGAGGAGGGAACGAGAGTAGAAAAGACAGGAAGTGGAAACGATGGAAAGGAAAAGGGCAATACTGGAATTGGCACAAAAGAAAAGGGTAAAAAAGTAATAGGAGAAGGGAACAGTGCCTATGGACCCTGGATGACCGTCCAACAAATAACACGTGGTAAGAGGGCAGCAAAACAAAATACTGAAGCAAGTAGTGGAGGCAAGGGTGAGACGAGTAGTAGAAATACGATTGGAGAAAATGGTACGAATGGTACGAGGTATCATGTTTTAAGGAATATGGAGGGGACCAGCCCTGATGACCACAATACAGATCATGCTAATCATTTGAGAGAAGAGAACGTCACTTCCAAGGGAAAGAAGAATAATACTGAGAAAACAGTAACTGTTATGGAGCAACACCAAACCAAACCCTTTAACCAGAAAAAACCCCAAGCCAACAAAAACAAACAAGACACTAAAACAGCCCAACCCAAAGAAAaaacacaaaccataaacccaaaacagaaaaacCAAAATGCTACCCAACAGACCCACCCTAAAAACCCAATAGAACCCCAACAAAGAATGACCATCACCCAAGAGCAAAATAACCTGATCCCTGCCAGCCTTGATTCGAAAAACACACCAGAAAACCACCCAAGATGCAACACCTACGAACCCCAGAGCACCCATGAGACAACCATGAATACACCACAAGATGCACATTTGGAACAGGAGATCGTACCAGAAACAATACAGGGTGACGAAATAATGGAGGAAGTTATGGAACCAGACCCAAAGCCTCCAGACCTCAACTCCATTGAAACAGAGGTAATGCTGGAAGCAATAATGAAATATGAGGAACAACAGCAACTATCTCACAAGATGatagaagatgaactacaagatGAAGTGCAAGAGGAGGGCATGCAACTTGCAGATGAGGAAGGAGATCAGGAAAGGGAGGACAATCCCTTGAATGATTAAGATGGTAAACACCTTCCCTATTATAACCTCAATGATTATTATGTCGTGGAACTGTAGAGGGGCGGCAAGCAGTGCTTTTTGTCACACCCTGAAGGAATTTGTTGGTATGCATAAGCCCAATGTAGTAATATTGCTAGAAATCCGGTGTAGTGGTGAAACAGCTGAGAGAACTATAAGAAATTGTGGCTTTGACCATTGGCACATTGAAGAAGCAGTAGGGTATAGTGGAGGAATTTGGGTTATGTGGAAGGATCCTGACCTAGTGATCAATGTCATTGAGTCAAAATTTCAGTATGTCCACATGAAAGTCCGTGGTGGAAATGAGGAAGAGTGGCTCCTAACTGCAGTGTATGCTAGTCCACATGAAAATAAAAGACGGGAGTTGTGGAATGAATTGAAGGGTGTTGGAGGGAGAATGACAGAGGACTGGTTAATGGTAGGAGATTTTAATGAAATTTCAGATCCGTCAGAAAAGAAAGGGGGAGGAAGAGTGGATACTAATGCCTGCAGAAGATTTAAGAACTGGATAAATGAATGTGCCATGATTGATCTTGGGGCAGTGGGAAACCGGTTTACCTGGAAAGGACCAAAGTGGGAGAATCTGGACAGGGTGTTCAAAAGGTTAGATCGTGTAATTGCAAATGCAGACTGGAGATTAAGGTTTCCGGAGGCGCGAGTCGATGTTTTGACTAGGATGAAATCAGACCACCACCCGCTTCTCATAACCACTAATCCAGGGGCTGGAAGAAGGAGGGAAAAGCCTTTTAGATACGAGGCTATGTGGAGTAGGCACTCAGAATTCCAGGACTTTGTGAAGCAAAATTGGAATTATAACTATCAAAACAACAGAACTCTGGAGACATTTTCCAATGAGCTCCTAAGATGGAACAAAGACATTTTTGGGCATGTGGGTAAACAAAAAAGGAGAATAATAAATAGAATAGCTGGAATCCAGAAAGCTGCTAACTACGGAAAAAATGCTTTTCTGGAAGAGTTGGAGGAGAAACTAAGAAAGGAGTTAGAGGAGTTGTTAGATAGAGAGGAAGAATTGTGGAAGCAGAAATCACGGGATCAATGGATGATAGACGGTGATCGGAACACAAAATATTATCACACTAAAACCattgttagaagaagaagaaatagaatttTGGCACTAAAAGACAATGACGGGGTTTGGACTATGGAAGAGCAGAAGCTGAAGCTTAAGGTCGTGGAGTTCTTCCAAACTCTGTATGCAGAAGACAACAACGAGGTAATTAATTTAGAGGAGAACCAGCACTACCCCCCTATAGAGGAAGAGCTTAAGAGAAAGATGGAAGTGAAGCCAACAGCAAGGGAAGTAAAGGATGCCATCTTCAATATCGGATCCTACAAAGCACCAGGGCCAGATGGTTTCCCTTCAATCTTCTTTAAAGAAAATTGGGAAGTGGTGAATGAGAGCATGATAAAGCTTGTGCAGCAATGCTGGTGTAACCCAGAGCAGGTTAAAGACTTGAATGAGACTTATATAACTCTAATCCCAAAAGTTAAACTGCCGGAGGCAATCAACCAGTTTCGACCCATCTCCCTATGCAACGTGAGCTACAAGTGCATTGCAAAAATTTTAGTGGAAAGACTAAAACCAATAATGAGAGATAGAATCGCACCCTTTCAATCTAGCTTTGTTCCGGGGAGACAAATTCAAGACAACATCCTGATTGCTAAAGAGTTAGCTCACATGATGAAGAGGGCTAGAGGAAAGAAGACCTTCATGGCCATCAAGTTTGATCTTGAGAAAGCCTACGACAGGCTAAAGTGGAGCTTCTTGAGAAAATGCCTTTATGATTTTGGACTAGGTGAAGGGATGATCATTTTAATCATGAACTGCATAAGCTCTGTGTCTTATAACATCCTATGGAATGGGGAGAAAACAACCAGCTTCAATCCATCCCGGGGGGTAAGGCAAGGAGATCCTATCTCCCCATATTTATTTGTGATAGCAATGGACAAGTTGTCTCAAATGATTGAAAAGGAGGTTGCGAAAGGCAGGTGGAGGCCAATAAGAGTAAGTAGAAAAGGGCCAGAGATATCTCATCTTCTCTTCGCCGACGACCTATTGGTTTTTGCGGAAGTGGGGACGGAGCAAATACAGAACATCCAAGATTGCATCAGCCTTTTTTGTGCTCAATCAGGGTTGAAAATCAGTGTGGAGAAAACATCTATAGTATTTTCAAACAATACCAGAAGAGCGGAAAGAAACCAGATTACTAGCATATGTCAATATCAGGAAAAAACCAGTTTGGGAAGGTACTTGGGAGCCATGATCAGTAACCATAGAAAAGGTAAAGACCGTTTCAAGAATATGATAGAGAAAGTACAAAGCAAGCTCAAAGGTTGGAAGGCCAACTGCCTATCTCTTGCGGGGAGGATAACCCTGGCCAAATCGGTCCTCAACCCAATAGCAAATTTTGAAATGCAACACTGTCATCTACCAAAGAGCATATGCAATCAACTTGAGAAGATGCAAAGAGGTTTCATATGGGGAGAATCGCAACAACAGAAGCGGATTCATCACATTAGTTGGAACACCCTATGCCTCCCGAAGGCCAAAGGGGGGGGGTTGGTCTTCGACATATGACGAAGGTCAATGATACTTTTTTAATAAAACTCATATGGAAACTGATCACTGACAGGGATGCGTTGGTCACCAAAGTCTTCTCCCAGAGATACATATACGGCAGGAATAATACAGGGGGTTTGTATAGCAAACATGCAGATTCACCTCTATGGAAAGAGATTGTCAAACTCTGGCCTCTACTAATAGAGAATTGCAATTGCAACATAGGTGACGGTAGGAAAACTCTGTTCTGGCTTAATAGATGGGTTCAAGATGAAGAATGCTTGATCACAAAGAAACTTCTTCACACCGATAACATTGACATCACAGCAACAGTGGCAGATATGACAGATGAAAGTGGAGAATGGGATTTTCATGAATTGAGAAGGGTGCTCCCGCAAACAATCTTAGAGAAGATTCAAGCTATACCCCCACCAAAATAAGGAGTGGAAGACACCATAAAGTGGAACCATAACTCGAATGGTGAAGTTACGGTTTCATCAGTGTACAAATTCCTGACAAAAAATAACCAACAGGAAGAATTGCCGATGTGGAAACATATATGGAAGTGGAGAGGAATGGAGAGAATTAAAGTCCTAATGTGGAGGCTAGCCCATGGCAGAATCTTAACGGCGGGAAGAAAAGCAAAAATTATGGGAACAAATCCAAGTTGTCATAATTGCCCTAATCAGCCTTAGACATTGCTTCATGCCTTTCGGGATTGCCCACAAGCAGCAAAAATTTGGAGCCAGCTAATACAACCAACTGCAACAGCCATCTTCTTTGGTACGGATTTAACAAACTGGCTAAAACTAAATATGGAAAATAGCTTTGGAACAGCATCTGAACACTCCTGAAAGGATGAATTTTTTGTGACTTGTTGGTTGATATGGAAATGGAGAAACCAAGAAGTGCATTCCTTCCCCTTCAAAAGACCCAGAAATAcagttaaagtaataaaatctaCAATCAGCAACTATACAGAAGCACTGCTAAAGAGAAAAAACGGAAGATCCAATACCCCCTCTAATAGGGAACGAGTAATCTGGTACCCACCTCCTCAAGGGTGGGTGAAATTGAACACTGATGGAGCATATAGGGAGAAAACAAAAGAAGCGGGGAGTGGCGGCTTGCTAAGAACACATGAAGGGGAATGGATAGGAGGTTTTACCGCAAGACTGGGAAATTGTCAAATTATGCAGGCAGAATTGTGGGGTGTTCTCCATGGGCTTAGGATGGCATGGGATTTGGGTATGAGGAGAGTAGTTATAGAAGTTGATTCAATAAAAGTGTATGAAGAGATAAAGCTCAAGCAGAATACACAACGCTTTAATCCCCTCCTTAGAGAAATTGACGAGCTACAAAAAGACCCTGGGAGCTCAACTTTCAACACATCTTAAGAGAAGGAAACATGTGCGCAGATTGGCTTGCCAAAGAAAGTTTCAAAAGGAAAAATGGGTTTCACTTCATCGACAGTATGCCTGAAGGAATGGAGTCTCTGTATATGAATGATAGAAGAGAAATAGTCATTGTAGACAATTAGTTTTTTTTCCTTGGGCCTTGGCCCCgatggttcaccaaaaaaaaagaagatatatTTTCTGCTATAATCTCAATTAAACTATGCCTAGGTAGCAGTCATTCCGTGTATAGAAGCTTATTTCGCACAGCATGCTTCGCCATGTAGTTAGTAGCAGTGTTAGCAGTCCGTTGGATTATGGCCAAATTCACCGTCCAGCTCCTATTACGAAGTTCTTAAATTTTGCCAATAAAATTCTGATGCACACCAAAAGAATAACGCATGATAGTATGATAGGCATTAATGCAGTCAGTTTCACAAATAACTTCTCTAAAGTCATCATCCCACACCAAACAAAGACCTCACAAGATACCAAACAATTCACACTGAACAATGCCAACCTCTGGTATAGTACTGGAACATTCCTTAATCCAATTTCCCGAGTGATCCCGAAGAATACACCCAAAACCAGCCACATGCTGATAGTCCAAGacactagcatcacaattaagtTTGATCACAGAGATAGGTAGAGAAGTCCAAGAAAAAGGAGTAGAATTCGGGTTTATACTAACCCCAAAATCATACAAATCACCACAATCTTTTACTGCATGCTTTATTAAATGAACAACTGTTGAAGTACTCAAGGAACCCTCAATATTAAAAAAGTCGTTATTACGGTCATGCCAAATCCACCAAACTGCCGCCGAGAAGAGGCACTCACAAACATGAGTATTATAATTAATCCAGCTATGGAAGTCCCTATCAAGATCAGCCACAATGCGCCCAATACCCAAACGATTCCAAACTGCCCGGACTTTTGGGCAATTCCAGAAGCAATGAAAAAGGTCCTCCTCTATCAGGTTGCAGCGTTGGCATATCGGGGAGCTAGCTAGACTTCAGCGGTACCAAAACTGTTGGTCGACAAGGCATTGTGAATTCCAAGCCACATAAGAAGCTTAACCTTTTCTAGAACTTGCAGCCACCAAAGCCAGAGATAATTGTCCTCATGATTTCATTGAATGGTCTGTTGTAAAAACCAATCATAGCCATATTTGGCTGAGTAAACCTTTGTACTC from Arachis ipaensis cultivar K30076 chromosome B02, Araip1.1, whole genome shotgun sequence harbors:
- the LOC107627827 gene encoding uncharacterized protein LOC107627827; amino-acid sequence: MWGKQGSIEVIDIGNDFFIVKFFSQEDLDFALTGGPWKIFDHYLAIRPWKPNFNPVEATVDTIAAWVRLPGLAIEYYDEEMLKKIGNVIGQTMKVDVNTAEKSRGKFARLCVQLDLTAPLVAQYSINGVKYGVEYEGLYNICFACGMVGHEQNNCPKKVTVEETQKDPQAAMEEGTRVEKTGSGNDGKEKGNTGIGTKEKGKKVIGEGNSAYGPWMTVQQITRGKRAAKQNTEASSGGKGETSSRNTIGENGTNGTRYHVLRNMEGTSPDDHNTDHANHLREENVTSKGKKNNTEKTVTVMEQHQTKPFNQKKPQANKNKQDTKTAQPKEKTQTINPKQKNQNATQQTHPKNPIEPQQRMTITQEQNNLIPASLDSKNTPENHPRCNTYEPQSTHETTMNTPQDAHLEQEIVPETIQGDEIMEEVMEPDPKPPDLNSIETEVMLEAIMKYEEQQQLSHKMIEDELQDEVQEEGMQLADEEGDQEREDNPLND